The proteins below are encoded in one region of Williamwhitmania sp.:
- a CDS encoding carboxypeptidase-like regulatory domain-containing protein: MKHLFTLVGSLLITGMLLCSGGMAYAQDLKVSGKVTDASNGSPLIGATVYVKGTTNGTATNLDGMFSLTAPKGSTLVISSVGYTTQEVVITGEIVNVTLTVSTQQLQEVVVIGYGTVKKSDATGSVVAVTSDDFNKGAITSPQDLLVGKSAGVVITNA, from the coding sequence ATGAAGCACCTCTTCACTTTAGTAGGCAGCTTGCTCATCACCGGCATGCTCCTATGTTCAGGAGGAATGGCTTACGCTCAGGACCTAAAAGTCTCGGGTAAAGTCACTGACGCCTCTAATGGTTCACCATTAATTGGTGCAACCGTGTATGTTAAGGGAACAACAAATGGTACTGCCACAAACCTAGATGGCATGTTCTCATTGACCGCTCCCAAGGGCAGCACACTAGTAATCTCCAGCGTTGGCTACACCACACAAGAAGTGGTTATAACTGGAGAAATCGTAAACGTAACATTGACCGTTTCAACGCAGCAACTTCAAGAAGTTGTTGTGATTGGTTATGGAACTGTTAAGAAATCGGACGCTACAGGATCAGTAGTCGCTGTAACCTCCGATGATTTTAACAAGGGAGCAATTACTTCACCACAAGATTTATTGGTAGGTAAGAGCGCCGGGGTAGTAATTACCAATGCCG
- a CDS encoding LacI family DNA-binding transcriptional regulator, with product MKSHPITIKDIARELGVSPSTVSRALKDHPDISEETRRLVKELAERMKYKPNAIALSLKNRKSNVVGVIIPQIVHYFFSSVISGIEEVAGKYGYSVMVAQSNELFEKEVDAMATLADGRIDGLLISIAKETVKYDHLRQLKEEGIEIVFFDRVPDEFKSDSVVIDDFQGALKGVQHLIEHGRRRILHLAGPQTRLIGRKRLKGYLQAIENNRIPYDEKLVVHCDSFDAALKVIPDLVNGGLDFDAVFTVNDFTAAGVIQALKKLGKRIPEDIAVVGYGDDDVAHMIDPTLTTIRQPGKEMGMQTMELLHKRLSSLEEATDIISEVLQAELVPRESTLGHFKQEK from the coding sequence ATGAAATCGCATCCAATCACTATCAAAGACATCGCTCGTGAGCTTGGCGTTTCACCTTCAACGGTTTCTCGTGCCCTAAAGGATCATCCAGACATTAGCGAGGAGACACGTCGGCTTGTTAAGGAGCTGGCTGAAAGAATGAAGTATAAGCCTAATGCCATTGCACTTAGCCTAAAAAACAGGAAGAGCAACGTGGTTGGCGTAATAATTCCACAGATAGTACATTACTTCTTTTCGTCGGTTATTAGCGGTATTGAGGAGGTTGCAGGGAAGTATGGCTACAGCGTTATGGTAGCTCAGTCCAACGAGCTGTTCGAGAAGGAAGTTGACGCTATGGCCACCCTAGCCGACGGACGAATTGACGGGCTACTGATATCGATTGCAAAGGAGACAGTGAAGTACGACCACCTCCGCCAGCTTAAGGAGGAGGGTATCGAAATCGTTTTCTTCGATAGAGTTCCCGATGAATTTAAGAGCGATAGCGTGGTAATCGACGATTTTCAGGGTGCACTTAAAGGGGTTCAACATTTAATTGAGCACGGTCGTAGGAGAATTTTGCACCTTGCTGGTCCGCAAACGAGGTTAATTGGTAGAAAGCGGCTTAAGGGTTACCTGCAGGCCATAGAGAATAACCGAATACCTTACGACGAAAAGTTAGTTGTACATTGTGATTCCTTTGATGCTGCGCTTAAGGTTATACCGGATTTGGTTAATGGTGGGCTTGATTTTGACGCCGTGTTTACCGTTAATGACTTCACTGCTGCTGGCGTAATTCAGGCTCTCAAGAAGCTTGGAAAAAGAATTCCTGAGGACATTGCCGTTGTTGGCTATGGCGACGATGACGTTGCGCATATGATTGACCCTACGCTTACCACCATTCGGCAACCCGGAAAGGAGATGGGAATGCAGACAATGGAGCTGCTACACAAACGCCTTTCCTCGTTGGAAGAAGCAACGGATATAATTTCCGAGGTGTTGCAAGCGGAATTAGTTCCTAGAGAAAGCACTCTGGGACATTTTAAGCAAGAAAAATAG